From the Bradyrhizobium ontarionense genome, the window TACAGACCGCGCCCGCCCATTTCAACCGCCGCGCCGCGGGAATTTTGCAAGCCGCTCCGGTGATCCGCCGTTCCCGCCAATTCGTCAATCCCGGCAAGCCTTTATCCCTCCCGGCCCGGGCCGCCGCGGCGCCCCGCTGCGGAAACACCCGAAAAAGTTGAGGCCCGGCCGGTTTCATGGGATGACGGCGGCCAAGCCGACAACGTTCGACCCTCGAGGACACGCCATGACCTATCGCGCCCCGCTCAACGACATGCTGCTCGCCCTCAACCATGGCGCCGGGCTGAAGGCGGCGGTCGAGGCCGGCCATTACGGCGATTTCGACCCCGACATCACCACCGCCGTGCTCGAGGAGGCCGGCAAGTTCGCCGCCGACGTGCTGGCGCCGCTCAACCAGGTCGGCGACAGGAACGGCGTCAAGCTCGCCGACAGACAAGTGACGACCGCGCCGGGCTGGCCGGATGCCTACAAGCGCTGGACCGAGGCCGGCTGGAACGCGGTGTCCGGTTCCGAGGCGCATGGCGGCCAGGGCCTGCCGCTCGCCATCAACGCCGCCTGCACCGAAGTGTGGAGCGCGGCCAACGTCGCCTTCGGCCTGTGCCCGCTGCTGACGCTGTCCGCGATCGAGGCGCTCGACGCCCACGGCAGCGACGCGCTGAAGGACATCTATCTCGCCAAGCTGATCTCCGGCGAATGGACCGGCACCATGCAGCTGACCGAGCCGCAGGCCGGCTCCGACGTCGGCGCCTTGCGCACCCGCGCCGAGCGCGCCGCCGACGGCAGCTATCGCATCACCGGCGCCAAGATCTTCATCACCTATGGCGACCACGACATGACCGACAACATCGTGCATTTCGTGCTCGCGCGGCTGCCGGATGCGCCCGCCGGCACCAAGGGAATATCGCTGTTTCTCATTCCCAAGTTCCTCGTCAACGAAGACGGCTCGCTGGGCGCCCGCAACGACATTTACGCCACCGGCATCGAGCACAAGCTCGGCATGCACGCCTCGCCGACCTGCACCATGACCATGGGCGACGAGGGCGGCGCCATCGGCTATCTGATCGGCGAAGAGAATGCCGGCATGCGCTGCATGTTCACGATGATGAACCAGGCGCGGCTCGGCGTCGGCCTCGAAGGCGTCGGCGTCGCTGATCGCGCCTATCAGCAGGCGCTTAGCTACGCGCAGGAGCGCAAGCAGGGCCGCGCGATCGGCAGCAAGGGCACCGGCTCGGACGCGATCATCGCCCATCCCGACGTCAAGCGCATGCTGATGCAGATGCGCGTCCTGACCGCCGCCGCGCGCACGATCTGCTACGCGACCGCCGTGGCGCTCGACGTCGCGGTGCGCGCCAAGGATGCAGGCGTGCGCGCCGAGGCCGCGGCGCGCGGCGCGCTGCTGACGCCGATCGCGAAGGCGTTCTCCACCGACATCGGCAACGAGGTCGCCTATCTCGGCGTCCAGATCCATGGCGGCATGGGCTTCATCGAGGAGACCGGCGCCGCGCAGCATTATCGCGACGCCCGCATCACCGCGATCTACGAGGGCACCAACGGCATCCAGGCAATCGACCTCGTCACCCGCAAGCTCGGCGCCAATGGCGGCGCCTCGGTGTTCAAGCTGCTCGACGAGCTCACCGACATCGTCCGCCGCGTCGAGACCTCGAACGATCCGGCGTTCGTCACCACCGGCGCCAAGCTGCGCGACGCGCTGGGTGCGCTCGACCGTTCCAGCCGCTGGCTGCTGGAAAAGCTGGCGACAGCGCCGAACGACGCGCTCGCCGGCGCCACGCCCTATCTGCGCCTGTTCGGCTCGGCGCTCGGCGGCTGCATGCTGGCCAACGAGGCGCTGGCGGCGCGCAGCGAGAACGAGACCGAGGGCGCCCGTCACGTCGCGCTGGCGCGCTTCTTCGCCGAGACGTTTGCGGTACAGGCGCCGTCCCTGGAAAAGACCGTCACCGACGGCGCCGACGCCGTGCTCGCCGCGGAGGCCGTGCTGGTGGCGTGAGCGGCGCCTTACGGCCGCGCAAGCGGTGTGATGAGGCACGCGCGACAGTAATGGACGTGAAGCGCGAGCTGTCTCTCCCCCCATCATGGTCGTACCCCGCGCAGGCGGGGCACCCAGTACGCCGCGGCGTCTCGATAGCTCACTGCCGCCTCTGGAAAACTGGATCGTCCGCCTGCGCGGACGATGGCAGCTGAGTTTGTGGCACTCAGCCTGTCCACACTCCGTCATTGCGAGGCGCCCTTGCGCCGAAGCAATCCAGACTGCCTCCTCAGAGACACCCTGGATTGCTTCGCTGCGCTCGCAATGACGCCCGTGGCGGTCACTGATCCACCATCTCAAACAGCGTTGGGGCTGAGCCAGGCGTGAACATTGCGTTCTCGCGACGCGCTCCGCGCCCGAGCTATGCTCGAAGTCCCGCCCTCATCAGGTGGAGGGCGCAGGGAAGGCCGGGCGCTGGCCGCGCCCGTGGCCCGCCTGCAGAAAAAAAGCAGGCGGCAGTCACCACAGGTCTGGCCGAAACACCCGGCCCTCCCCGCGCGACGGTTTTAACAGGCTATAGCGCGCTCTCCCTGGTGCGCCGGGCTTTCTGGCCACCATCCCCTGCGCGAAGCGAAGCTTCGTCGCAACGTTGATACTAGCGTCGGAGTATCAGGACCACACGCCTTCACCGTCCGCGGTCGGCCGTTCGTCCGTGCTAACAGCACCGCGCCCGCCCGCGTCCATCGCATTCCATTGCCAACGTCCGTGACGACCGCGAACCGTCCCCTACCGTGCAACGAAACGAGCGGGACAATAAGCCTGATTTGGGGGAGGCGGAAAGCGATTTATGTTTTTCAGAAGCTCTTGACAGGGTTTGGCCGGGGCGGACCGATTTGCCCGTCGGGTCGCGGCCAATCGGCCGGCATCTCGATCGCACCCGAACACACATTCAATCACAGGTTGACGATAGGGCGAAGAGTTGCTTCGCTCACCTCGCGTTCGGCGCGCGCCACGCGGGCAAGCGAAGCAGCAGGGAGGCGGTCATGGAAGCCCACGGACTATTGAAGCGGCGGACAACCGCCGGCGGATCGATCGCCAGCCTGCTTGCATCGACCGGCCGGCCGGCCGCGCAGGCAAGGTCCGAATTCGTGGCCGTCGCAGGGGCTGCCGCCGGGACCGACCTGCTGGTGCTCGAGCCGAACAGTCCGCAATTCGTCGGGCTCACCCAGGGTTTCAATCGGCGCTGGCTGGCGCCGAACTGCGCGGTGATCTTCGTCCCGCTGACCGAGCAAGGCGCACAGATCGCGCTCGCCAAGGCGGTCGGCTTCGGTCCCGGCCATGTCCGGGTGCGCGGCGGCGGCCACTGCTACGAGGATTTCGTTTTCAGCGAGCAGACGCTGGCCCTCATCGACGTCAGCCTGCTCGACGAGATCGGCTTCGACGCGCAACAGGGGGTCTACTATGCCCAGAGCGGCGGCACCAATTGGGACCTCTACCGGAGGCTCTATTGGCACTTCGGCCTCACTCTGCCGGCCGGGTCCTGCTACTCCGTCGGCCTCGGCGGACACATCTGCGGCGGCGGTTATGGCCTGATGTCGCGGGAATTCGGCTTGACCGTCGACTGGCTGAGCGGCGTTCACGTCGTGACGGTCGACCGCAACCGCAACACCGTGTTCAAGCGCGTCAACCGGCAAAGCGCGCCGGGTCCGGACCAGGATCTGTTCTGGGCGCATACGGGCGGCGGCGGCGGCAATTTCGGCCTGATCACGCGTTATGAGTTCGCCACGCTTCCGAAGGCGCCGCAGCGCGCGGAAATCTACACCATGAGCTGGAGCTGGGCTGATACCATCGTGCCGCAAGGCGGCGCGGCCTATCTCAAGCAGATCATCGCCAGCTTCGAGGTGTTGACGCGGACTATGCCGCCGTCGGCGTTCGCGCTGCTGAAACTCGCGCACGAGGCGGCCGGCGCCGTCTCGCTGGTCGTCCAATACGCCTATGACGGCGCGCCGGGATCGTCGACGATCCTGCCGCTGCTCGAAGCCACGCTGAACCAGTTCGGCATCTACGCCGCCGCGACCCCGCATCGCGGCACGCTCATCGGTCATCCCGTCTATCTCGCGAACGCCATCCCGTATCAGGACCTGACCTGGTTCGAGGCGGTCCAGACCCTCAACGGGTCCGGCCCGAACCAGAAGGGCAAGTACAAGTCGGCCTATATGCGCAAGGATTTTCCCGATGATCAGATCGCCACCATCTATCGCTACCTGAGGCACTACCCCACGGAAGCCGGCGGCGAACCGATCGACATGTCGCAATCGCTGCTGCAGGTCGACAGCTACGGCGGCAAGATCAACACCGTCGCCCCGCATGCCACCGCCGTGTGGCAGCGAAGCTCGCTGTTCAAGCTGCAGTACCAGACCTATTGGCAGGACGTGGAGAGTGGCCCAAGCCCGAACGGCGAAGCGCACATCCGCTGGATCGGCGACTTCTACCGCGACATGTACGCCGCCTCTGGCGGCGTCCCCGACCCCGCGAAGGACCCTTCGAACAATGTCGACGGTTGCTACATCAACTATCCCGACACCGACCTCAACCAGTACGGCGGTCGCGAGGGCGCGCTCAGACTCTACTACGGCGGCAACCTGCCACGTCTGACCCAGGCCAAGACGGAGTGGGATCCGCTCGACTATTTCCAGAACAACCAATCGATCGTCGCGGCGTAATGGCGCGTGCGGGCAGCTGAGCCGGATCGGATGGCGCTTCTCAGCGAGGGACTCACGACGATACTGAAGCCGAGGTAAGATCCGCGGCGGCGGGAAGGCGGCCAACCCGCTGAGCTTTCGCGCCTGGAAATGACGGATTGGCTTCGCTGATCCGCCCCACTCGGTGCCTCACCGGCTGCGCTTTGCGCGGCACAGATCCCGCAGCCTGTCGCCATAGAAAGCACGCCAGCCGGCATCTCTGATCCTGTCGCGATAGTCCTCGATCTTCGCGAGAACCGGGCGGTCGGCGCAGATTCGATACGTGCCGGCGCGCTCCATCTCCGCGAAGACCTGCAACGCGTCGCGATAGTCGAGATCGTTGTCCGTCGTATCCAGGCTTGCCAGGATCAGCCGAAGCATCGGCTCTCCGTCACGCGCCAGGACAGATGCCAGTCCGATCATCGGCGGGTGGACCACCTGATTGGCGTATTTGAACATGCGCCACTTCCGCTCGCGCGAATAGCTCGCAAGCAACTCGGCTCTGTCGCTAGGGCCGTGGCTGAGAAACTCCGCCTGCTCCGTCGTCTGACAGCCCACCAGCGACACCGCCACGATCCCACCAAACAACGCTGCGCGCATCCGTCTCATGGCAGGCCACCCTCTACGTCCATGCCAGCCTCACACCCCCATCCAAGCCAATCCGCCCGGCAGCTCATCGGCGGCGAAGTCGATCTGCAGCACGCGGCGGTGGCCGGGCCGCGCTGATGGCTCGGAGGCGTGCAGGATCGGCGTCGCGTAGAGCCAGATGTCGCCCACGTCGGCGCAGCACACCGCCGTGCCGCAGCGCGCGACGACAGCGGGCACCTCGGCTTCCGCGATGCGGCCGAGGCGGTGCGAGCCGGGCGCGATCAGCAGCGGCGCGTTGCCGTCCGGCACGGCGTCGAGATGCACGCGCAGGGTGACCATGCGCGCGAGGACCTCATAAGGCGGCGCGACGTGCTGCAGGCCGCCCTTGATGGTCCAGGGACCGAAGCCGGCGACCTCGACGCGCTCGCGCACCACGACGGTCCGATCCTGATGCCACGGGACCGCCCAGTTCGCTGCCGTGGTCTTGTCGAAATAGACCGCACGCACCGGCCGCGCACCCTCGCCGAGAACAGCGCCGGCCGCTTGGCCGACCGGGCCGTGATTGGCCAGGAACGGCATCAGCGCCGCGATGCCCTGCAGGCGCTTGCCCGCCTGCTCCGGCGCATGGCCGCTCAGCGCGGCTTCGAGCTCGCGCAGGGCGGCCGCATCGAGCGCCGCGGCGAGGTGCAGCGCGCCGGCTTGCGTGAATTGTGTTCGTTGCTGGGGAGAGATCGCGAGGGTCATGCGCGCGGAAGACTAGAGCGAATGATCGGCACTTGGCAATCAACGCGAACCTTGCCCGCGTGAGCGCGCCTTGCGCCGTCGCACACGCGCAAAGGCGCAAAGGCGCAAGCGACACGCGGGCGGCGGTCCCGGATGTCGCCATCATGAACGCATGATCCCATGATCCTGCTCGCATGACATCAGGCATCGCAGTGGCAGGACAGGGACGACGTCTCGCTTCGCGGAGTCATCGAGCACCCGGACAGGGCCCCGCTGGGCAGCGTCGCCGACGTCAAGCGGCAACTCGCCGCGGCCTTTCCCGGCGTCGAATTCACCTATAACGCCGAGGAGACGGTCCAAGCAAAGGCAGCGCGCCAGACCACGCCGCTGCCGCTGCGGATCTGGCTGTTCCTGTTCGGCGTCGACGGTCGCTATCCCAACTACACGGGGGAGTTCACCGGCGATCGGGGCGGCATCGTCCAATTCCATTTCGAAGCCGGCGAACCGGTCCGGCGGATCAGCGCCACCAGCTACGGCCGCACCAGCGGATTGGACGACAACTTTCAGGAGTTGGCGCGACGCACCGGCTGGGTCGTTCGCTATCCGCGGTTCTAGCGGCAGGCAGCGCGCGTGAGCGATGCGAGGGACAACAATGGCAAGGCTGCGGCGGGGCAGCCGAAGGCGCGCCCCACCGTTCTCGTTCGCTCCCGAAAATGACCGACTACGCGTTCGCCGATCTGCAGCGCAGCGCTCACCCCGCTACGACACCATGGTCCTGATGAGCGCGGTGTCGGCAAACTCGATCAGTTCGACGATCTTCCCGTCCTGGAATCGGAAGAGATCCATGATCTCGGTGTCCCGCGTCATGTTCGTAGGACGGCTTCGCACGGTGAGCCGGGACCGCACGGCGACGCGGTCTTGATCCACCAGCTCGGTCAGGATGTCTCGCCGCACGAACTGGAACGTATCGATGAGCTTGGCCGCGGCCTGTTTGACCTCGGAGTGTCCACACATGCACCCCACCATTTCGCTGGCGCTCTGGTCGCCAGCCAGCGTGAACACGACATCCGGATGACACTCTGCCATCAGGTCGTCCAGCAACCCGGCGTCGCGCGCCTTGTACGCGCGTCTCACCTGCTCAAGGAGTACTTCGCGATTTTCCATCGACACCTCCCAAAGTTCAGCACGACGAACTTAGCCGGCCCGCGATCTACTTGCAATTGAGTCCGGCTCGAACTTCGCCTTTCTCCGTTCCCCCATACCTCTGCGGTATGAAAGACAGAATGTTCAGACGCGTCGGCCGCCGCGAAGCATTGCGGCGCCGCAATCAATTGTTATGAGTTCGGGTCAAGGCATCGCCGTGCGGTGGCGCCCCCCGAACTTCACCGGCCCAGCCGCTCCAGCCAACCCGGCAGCTCGTCTGCAGCGAAGGCGACCTGGAGCAGGCTGCGGCGGCTGGCCCGCATTGGTGGTTCTGACGCCTGCAGGATTTGCCTCGCATACCGCTGGTTGTCGCGCGACTCACCGCCGCTGTCCTTGACATCTGCAGTCGATCCCGCCAGTTCTATCTCACCCGGTTCCAGCGCGACCATGGTCACGCAGTTCGCTCTCATTTCGCGAAGGCATCGGGAAGGCTCTGCATAGTTCGTCGTTTTTCATCATAGTCATTCGGAGAAAGCATATGAAATCTGTCGTTGCGACGCTGTTTGCCGCTGCCTTGATGCTGTCGTCCGCGCCGGCGTCGGCCGTCGTTCTCGATCTCTCGACCATGAGCTGCAAGCAGTTCGTCGAAAGCGGCGATGACGGCATCAAGATGGTGCTGATCTGGCTCGACGGCTGGTACAAGGGCGACCAGGATGAGGCCATCTTCGACACCGAGGTGTTCGTCGAGAATGCCAAGAAGTTCGGCAAGTACTGCGCCGAGCATCCGACGGTCAGCATCGTCACCGCCGCGGAAAAGATCCTCGGCAATTAGGCTGGTCATCGTCTTCGAGCTGGCCGCAGCCGTCCCCCGCCCCCGCGGCGATCTCGGCAACTGTCCTGTGGCCCGCGTGAGCGTCAGCGACACGCGGGACCGCTGTCCCGGATATCGCCGTGAGCGGTGCCTTAGGCCCCGCGCACGGCTCGTCCGGGCTACAAGTGCAGCGCATCCGAAGGTGCCGTCGTTCCGGGACGGACGAGGCGCCGCGCAGCGAAGCTGTGACGCCGAGACGCGAGCCCGGCGACAGGCTCACGTCACCCGGTCTTAACCCCGCGTTAAGACAGCGGCGCTCGGACATACTCAGACGCAATTCGCGACGCCAGCTCCGACCGGCATCTGCGTTGAAGAAGCGAGCCGAGCGAGCGCGCGCGGCCCCGTCCCTTCTTCACGCGAGAGTCCCATGTCGATCAGCTCCGTCAGTACGCCCGTCGCCGCCACCTCCTCCCAGGCCACCACGGCCACGCAATCCACCTCGTCGACCTCGCAGACCTCATCGTCGTCTGCCGCAAGCTCGGCCGGCAGCACGTCGGAGAGCGCCTCCGGCGGCGGCGGCTCGTCGTCGAGCAAGACCGTGGTGAGCGAGGTCTCGATCACGCTCGACGGCATCACCACCACGACCATCACCTATTCCGACGGCTCGTCCGAGGTGACCAAGACCGCCGCCCATTCGGACGACAGCAGCAAGGGCGCGCAGACCTACAACGCGCAGGGCGCGACCAACACCGCAGCGACCGTCAGCGCAAGCGCGTCGAGCCAGGGCGTGAAGGCCTGAGACGTTCCAACCACCGGCCGCCCAAGCGCGCGAGCTGACGATCGTCCGCCGATCGCTTCGCCGACTGCGCGATAGTAGGACCTCGCGGCAGGTTCCGCTCCCGGAACCTGCTTGGCGTCAACACGAGTTCGTCGCATCGACACCGCCGCGCGGCTCGGCCGCGGCTGTCAGCGAGGTGCAGCGACGGCGCCGGGTGACGCTGAGGAGCAACAGTGCGCGCGAGATGTCGCGCGCAGCGGCATTGTTAATTTGCGCCGTCGGCCCGAGTCTGCCCTGTTGGCAAACAGCTGCGACAATGGGGAGGACAGCGATGTTGCGGGGCGTGATCGGCGCGGGACTGCTGATGCTGGCGATGGGTTCAGGGCTGCAGGCGGCGAGCGAACCAGGGTCGAGCGAGCGGATGTCCTGCTCGGAGGTTCGCTACTACGTGGAGAAATACACGGCCGAGGTCGCCGAGACGTATGCGCGCAGCCGCGGCGCCACCGACGCCCAGATCAGCCGGGCGCGGCGATGCCTGACGGCCACGCATTTCCGGAGGGCGGAGCGGTGGCGCAGCTATACCGAATGAGACGGCAGCCGTGCCAGAGGGCGGCTTGTTCGTTGTTGATCGCAGCCCCCTCCACCGTCATTCCGGGGCGCCCGTAGGGCGAGCCCGGAATCCGTAGCCACGATGTCCATGGGGGGCGAGCAGTCGGCCGCGCGAGCTCTCGCCCGGCCATAAGGCCTGTGGTTATAAATTCCGGGCCCATTCGCGCTGCTTCAAACGGCTACGCCGTTTGCGCGCGAATGCCCCGGAATGACGTCGGGTAAAGAGCGTGCACTCGCAGGGCGGGTCAGCCGAAGGCGTAGCCCGCCGCGCCCGCGAGGACAAAGGGCGGATTACGCTGCGCTGATCCGCCCTACGCATACGCCCCCTCACCCCTGCTCGATCGCGGCCGGCATCTTGGCGACGGACATCAGCGAGCGGGCGACCTGGTTGAGGAGCTGGTCGGCGTTCTCCTCCTCGGCCAGGGACTTCGACAGCAGCGCGACGACAGCGCTGTGGCGGAGCTGCTGGGCGAGGTTGCGCGCGGTGGTGTAGCCCGACATCTCGTAATGCTCGACGCGCTGCGCGGCGCCGATCAGCGCGAGATCCGCGGCGGCATCCTCCTTGTCCTCGCTCTGGGTCATGATCTCCTGGCCCTCCTCGATGAGGCCCATCATGCCCTTGCAGGGCTTTGCGCGCGGCGTCTTGCCGAGCAGCTCGAAGCATTCGTTGATGCGCTCGATCTGCGCCTCGGTCTCGATCAGATGCTGCTCGAACAATTCGCACAGCTGATCGAAGCGCGCGGCCTCGGCCATCTTCGGCAGCGCCTTGGTGAGCTGCTTCTCGGCGTGCAGGATGTCGCGCAGCTCGTCCATGAGCAGATCGCTCAGGCCGGACTCATCGGCCGGCGGCGAGCTCTCGGTCACGATCGATGACGCAGCTCCAGGCTCGCCGGCCTGAATGGCCGGAGACTCCGTGAAGACCCAGTCGCCGCCCTCGTTCCACGGTCCGCGGGTGTCGATTTCACCATGATCGCCTGAGCCGGTGGAATCATTGAAGAACTGATCGACCAGCCCGGGCGTCGGCGCGAGGCGGCCGATGCTGAAGGCCGGCTTGCCCATGCTCTCCAGCGCCAGCGCAAACGCCTTCATGTGCGTGATCTCGCGCGTCATCAGGAACTGCAGCGCGTCCCTGGTGCCGGCATCGTCGGTGAAATTAATCAGCCGCTCATAGACGATCTTGGCGCGCGCTTCGGCGGCGATGTTGCTGCGCAGGTCGACGTCGAGCTCGCCGGTGATCTTCAGATAGTCGGCGGTCCAGGCATTGCCCTGCGAGTTGAACAGGTTCACGCCGCCACCACCGGCAATCGCGATCAAGGGATCGGCCTCGGCGGCCTCGCGATCGAACTTCGACGGCTTCAGATGCAGGCGCGCCAGCGTGCCGACGACTTCGAGATGGCTCAGCTCCTCGGTGCCGATGTCCATCAGCAGATCCTTGCGATCTGGATCCTCGCAGTTGAGGCCCTGGATCGAGTACTGCATGGCGGCGGCGAGCTCGCCATTGGCGCCCCCGAACTGCTCGAGCAGCATGTTGCCGAAGCGCGGATCGGGCTCGTCGACGCGAACGGTGAACATCAGCTTCTTGACGTGGTGATACATGAGGGCCTCGGGAGGTTGGAAATGCAGCTATGCTCCGAACGGCCGGTGCATCCGGTTGTTCCTTACCTCCGCATGCGGACCAGTCGGGCTTCGCGGCGTCCTCAGCGTTGCGGACCATTCGCTTTGGCACCCCCGCCCTGTGCACGTTGATACGCACTGCGCAGCCCGTGGCGTGCAGGTCCGGTGGAACAGCGCACGGGGAACCCGCCGCTGTGATTACCGCTGGACATCCTGTGGCAGCACAGCAACTGCCTCTTGCTAAGGTTTTCCCTGCTCGCCTAAGCTGTTCCGCTGGAGAGTAAGATGTTGATGCGAACACCAGCCAGGGAGAAGCCCGGTCTCGGCGAGCGACTTCGCCGGGTCATCGAGCGACTCCGTGACCACGCAACATCGCTCACGCCTGCATCGCTCACGAGCACAGCCGCGGCCCGCAGGCACGCCTACCATGTCGTCGACGACGAGCCGGACGACAACAACATGGACGTCGCGCTGGCGGCGCTGATCGAGTCGATCGAACGGCCGCCGGCGACGCCGCCGCGCTTCCCGAGCCTGGCGCGGGTGACGACGTCGCGCCACGCGCCGCATATCCCGGTCTATGAGCGGCCGCCGCATTTCGACATCGAGCCGCGCCATGTCGAGGCGGAGCCGCGGCGGAGCTCCTACGACGAGCCCCCCGATCGGCCGGCGCAGGAGGACGAGCTGTCGGAGCTGCGCAAGGATCTGATGAGCGTCA encodes:
- a CDS encoding DUF892 family protein encodes the protein MYHHVKKLMFTVRVDEPDPRFGNMLLEQFGGANGELAAAMQYSIQGLNCEDPDRKDLLMDIGTEELSHLEVVGTLARLHLKPSKFDREAAEADPLIAIAGGGGVNLFNSQGNAWTADYLKITGELDVDLRSNIAAEARAKIVYERLINFTDDAGTRDALQFLMTREITHMKAFALALESMGKPAFSIGRLAPTPGLVDQFFNDSTGSGDHGEIDTRGPWNEGGDWVFTESPAIQAGEPGAASSIVTESSPPADESGLSDLLMDELRDILHAEKQLTKALPKMAEAARFDQLCELFEQHLIETEAQIERINECFELLGKTPRAKPCKGMMGLIEEGQEIMTQSEDKEDAAADLALIGAAQRVEHYEMSGYTTARNLAQQLRHSAVVALLSKSLAEEENADQLLNQVARSLMSVAKMPAAIEQG
- a CDS encoding HdeA/HdeB family chaperone codes for the protein MKSVVATLFAAALMLSSAPASAVVLDLSTMSCKQFVESGDDGIKMVLIWLDGWYKGDQDEAIFDTEVFVENAKKFGKYCAEHPTVSIVTAAEKILGN
- a CDS encoding nuclear transport factor 2 family protein — translated: MENREVLLEQVRRAYKARDAGLLDDLMAECHPDVVFTLAGDQSASEMVGCMCGHSEVKQAAAKLIDTFQFVRRDILTELVDQDRVAVRSRLTVRSRPTNMTRDTEIMDLFRFQDGKIVELIEFADTALIRTMVS
- a CDS encoding BBE domain-containing protein; this translates as MEAHGLLKRRTTAGGSIASLLASTGRPAAQARSEFVAVAGAAAGTDLLVLEPNSPQFVGLTQGFNRRWLAPNCAVIFVPLTEQGAQIALAKAVGFGPGHVRVRGGGHCYEDFVFSEQTLALIDVSLLDEIGFDAQQGVYYAQSGGTNWDLYRRLYWHFGLTLPAGSCYSVGLGGHICGGGYGLMSREFGLTVDWLSGVHVVTVDRNRNTVFKRVNRQSAPGPDQDLFWAHTGGGGGNFGLITRYEFATLPKAPQRAEIYTMSWSWADTIVPQGGAAYLKQIIASFEVLTRTMPPSAFALLKLAHEAAGAVSLVVQYAYDGAPGSSTILPLLEATLNQFGIYAAATPHRGTLIGHPVYLANAIPYQDLTWFEAVQTLNGSGPNQKGKYKSAYMRKDFPDDQIATIYRYLRHYPTEAGGEPIDMSQSLLQVDSYGGKINTVAPHATAVWQRSSLFKLQYQTYWQDVESGPSPNGEAHIRWIGDFYRDMYAASGGVPDPAKDPSNNVDGCYINYPDTDLNQYGGREGALRLYYGGNLPRLTQAKTEWDPLDYFQNNQSIVAA
- a CDS encoding phytanoyl-CoA dioxygenase family protein, whose product is MTLAISPQQRTQFTQAGALHLAAALDAAALRELEAALSGHAPEQAGKRLQGIAALMPFLANHGPVGQAAGAVLGEGARPVRAVYFDKTTAANWAVPWHQDRTVVVRERVEVAGFGPWTIKGGLQHVAPPYEVLARMVTLRVHLDAVPDGNAPLLIAPGSHRLGRIAEAEVPAVVARCGTAVCCADVGDIWLYATPILHASEPSARPGHRRVLQIDFAADELPGGLAWMGV
- a CDS encoding acyl-CoA dehydrogenase — translated: MTYRAPLNDMLLALNHGAGLKAAVEAGHYGDFDPDITTAVLEEAGKFAADVLAPLNQVGDRNGVKLADRQVTTAPGWPDAYKRWTEAGWNAVSGSEAHGGQGLPLAINAACTEVWSAANVAFGLCPLLTLSAIEALDAHGSDALKDIYLAKLISGEWTGTMQLTEPQAGSDVGALRTRAERAADGSYRITGAKIFITYGDHDMTDNIVHFVLARLPDAPAGTKGISLFLIPKFLVNEDGSLGARNDIYATGIEHKLGMHASPTCTMTMGDEGGAIGYLIGEENAGMRCMFTMMNQARLGVGLEGVGVADRAYQQALSYAQERKQGRAIGSKGTGSDAIIAHPDVKRMLMQMRVLTAAARTICYATAVALDVAVRAKDAGVRAEAAARGALLTPIAKAFSTDIGNEVAYLGVQIHGGMGFIEETGAAQHYRDARITAIYEGTNGIQAIDLVTRKLGANGGASVFKLLDELTDIVRRVETSNDPAFVTTGAKLRDALGALDRSSRWLLEKLATAPNDALAGATPYLRLFGSALGGCMLANEALAARSENETEGARHVALARFFAETFAVQAPSLEKTVTDGADAVLAAEAVLVA